From the genome of Hymenobacter gelipurpurascens:
CCCACCAAAACTACTTGGTGGGCCTTATTCGAAAACAGACAGGCCTACGCTCAACTAGAGCGTAGGCCTGTCTGTTGTATTATCGTGTAAAGCTAGCGCTATACAGAGAAGCTTTCACCGCAGCCGCAAGTACGAGACGCGTTTGGGTTGTCAAAATAAAAGCCTTTACCATTAAGGCCATCAGAGAAATCGAGTTGAGTGCCGGCCAGATATAGGAAGCTCTTCATGTCAACCACTACGCGCACACCCTTATCCTCAAACTCCTGATCCATTGGCTTTACTTCGTTATCGAAGTCGAGTTTGTAGCTCAGGCCAGAACAGCCACCGCCGGCCACTGAGGCCCGGAGACGATAAGTCGAATCAAGCTCCGCGTCGTGCATGAGCTTCTCAACTTTCTCTTTTGCTTTATCAGAAACGGTAATCATGGTATTGGTGCAATTGGGTTATCAGCAGTTT
Proteins encoded in this window:
- a CDS encoding HesB/IscA family protein, with translation MITVSDKAKEKVEKLMHDAELDSTYRLRASVAGGGCSGLSYKLDFDNEVKPMDQEFEDKGVRVVVDMKSFLYLAGTQLDFSDGLNGKGFYFDNPNASRTCGCGESFSV